The DNA region TAAATCTGATCCTTGAACCCTCTGCTCAACATCTCATCAGATTCATCCTGTTGGAgcatcacaaaaattaaaaattaatccCTACCAagcttacacacacacacagaacaCTAAAAACTCGAGATtaataaaagagagaatttacttagagagagagagagagagaggagagttaAAAGAGTAAGGTTAGGGATCACAAAACATAAACTTACAACAATTAACAATTTGATGTGTGTAGTTTTCAGTGTTCTCCTTTTGATCATGTCACAAACTCTGCCTGGAAGCTCGCACCAAACATAGTTAATGGACATAGTGGGGCAGAACATGATAATGTATTATTCTATCCTAATCACTGGTTCCTATCATATAAAATAACAAACACTGGTGCTAAGTTTTTATTCACTCTTgaccaataaaaaatagtttttatttactCTTGGAAATTGAGTGTGCGCATCAAAACTAAGAGTGGCACACTTCCATGCTTATGGCAGGATTTATAGCTCTATTGATTACGATTTATTGGTTAAAAACTCAgacaaaaaatacataataagCATACAATTGCACACATGACTACATGTTAAAAGATGGTTACTTTGAATTTTACCACTTTGTACctgccttttttttattattattatttgttttagtacaaataatttcattaaataaagtAGTAAATCTCAAATACTCAAGGCATGAATCTGAGCAGCACCAAAAGATTTACAATCGCCCAAAAACAGGACATTGATTTATTAGACCCCATGACATTCCCTATAGTTAAAATAACATAGTAAGAGAAATAGtatataaaaattcaagaatttattgtaaatgataatgaaaattttaataagcaTTCATGCAATTATTAACAGACGTTTTAAGATCATTGTTTAAAAGAACACTTAGATCACCTGGTGAATTAGTTGGTAGAAGCTGTGCTGACCATTTGTTCCTGGCTCACCAAAGTCAATTTCACCAGCCTCAAAAGGTAGTAGGACCCCATCAATTGAGACACCCTTGCCATTACTTTCCATGCTAACCTGAATTTATTAAATGAAGAAGGTATGCAAACATTCAAAAAGCAGCTCCTCGAAAAATATTTGCAAGCAGAATGCTGTGGTATACATGCCTGTTGAATGTGCGGGGCAAACTAACACACGTAACATTCATACCCAAGTCTATGTACCAAATGTTATTTCTATGGTAtggaaaataaacaaactaAAGCAGGTATTCTTCAAATAACGTTTATTTGATCCATTTAACAACTTGAGGATGCTCCAGCTAATTGTTATAGACTGGTGTCGCATGTGTTAGTTGGCTGGGAAACTACAGATCATCTACTTCTTCATATAGAGAACTTAAAAGTATggtgttttctctttttggggTTCACTAGGTTATGCCAAAGGGTGTTGTGGAGCTCTTAGCAAGTTGGCAAGGAAGGCATGGTAGACGTAGTAATATAGAGATTTGAAAGGTAATATCTCATTGTCAAATGTGGTGCATCTAGAGGGACagaaatgctaaaaaaatttacgGTTCTGAAAAATCTGTTCTTAACCTAAATATTTTTTCGGTCATAGTTAAATGGGGTGAAGTAACTGCGTTTGAAGTGATGTTCAAAAGAAACCCTCCTTTGGGACTCATTCACCGAATGTCATGCATATATTTAGAGGTAAATTGAACAGCATATGACTGACATTCATATGAAACCTTACCGACGGAACCAGGAAGACTCACTCACCCAATATCATGCATAAATTTGTAGGTACAAAGACGAGAACTTTTCATAAGTTGAAGAcgagaaaaaccaaaaatttgcaGGAATACATGACGTTAATACATATCAGAAAATTAGAACACTGAACCATAATCAGAGTCATGAATATGCACTAACCTCAGTTCTCTGGCAGTCCCTGTGCAAGAACCACCATGGACCATTTTTTGATAGTAAtctgaaaaaaaagaaaagaaaaaagattataaataaatacatctACTAGCACAAGCAAGAACTGGCAACCATCAAATCTACTTAAACAGATTGACACTGATAAACATCCTAAAGTCCTCATGAACATTGACatgacaacaatttttttttttttttatatgcaaaTTCTGACAATACCTAACTTCTAAAAAATATGCTTATGAATGAAAATTGCAAACATCAGTAATATATGGTACTAGACCAGAGATTAGTAGAACGAAATATGACTTCACATCATTATGCATTATCAAAATGCCAACACCAAGCATGTCAATTGTCAAGTGGACacatactaaataaaaattttcatcaacAATTGCATATCAGCCCTCACCTACTACTAGGATAAACAGTCAAAAAGAGAATATAATTCATAATTCACAATATAGAACCATCGTATGAAAGTAATAGTTCAAAATTCACCATACTCTCATAATATTGTAAAGTTTACCTCGCAAATCCTGCCACCGTCCGTAAGCCCATAAAGAGAGTTAAGCCCAACCAAACCCCAGGAAGGCCCAAAATTGAAGGAGCATAGAGCAAAAAGGTTGAACATATTGCCCCCGATATCATCTATAAATCCatcaaaaaatgtcaaaaacaaGCAATAAGCACAACCAATTAAGGACATCTCAAAGAAATTTTTACTTTGCAATGGTAAGGTTTACCATAGAGTAAGCTGCATATGGGAAGTCTGAAACACCATAATGGAGGCCATCAAAAATAAAAGCCAGGGCATTCAAAGGTTGACTAGCACTGACAAACTGtggaaaaattttgaattcataAGAAATATGCAAGGGCACCGACATTTGTGTAAACTTGTAAAGCTatacaaaaatcaaacaaatcatCCATTGTTAGTGTGCTACATACCAGTACCCCAGTTCTAACAATTTCCAATACTTCAGCATCCTTTGTAAACACAGTGGCCAACGAACCAGGTGGAGGCTCTATCCTCGAgcacaagaatggcaacctcgcccatgcccaatactggaccaatTGCAACGCCCCACCAATCTGTGATGCCTCTTTATCACTTGCCCGGCACAACTCTCTATACAACCATGCCAGgcaaccactaccccaactatactttGGCGGATCATGAAGGTTCCGCAGGAACTCCAAGAACATCagatgcaccctatctcccgaCTTATCCATGAAAATCTTATCCCCTAGTAGtgctaaaatatagcaccggGCATACTGATGTACTTGCTCCTCCGTTGCATCATGAGGCAGTGGCTCTGCAATGCGCTCAACAAGGCGGCTaatgagaattctttgccccaccaaagttttgttgtcattctcCGGAACGccaaaaccaagcaactccacGCATAGTTGCCTCCAATTCCCATCCACCACAGTagtcggcccaaccaagacctcaccgtctataggaagtccaaaaatgacctccacatcttctagggtgattgacatctcaccatgtggaagatggaacgtatgagtctccggccgccatcgctcaactagggccgatattaggcaatgatctatctctctggaAGGGACCCTAAACAATCCTTCTAACCCCACCAACTTGATAATATCAATCACCCGATTATCTTGCATCGTTATCTTTGCCATCTCCTTAGCGCGACCACGGCATGTAAGTGAGCCCGAGTCCtgtaaaatggataaaaattatagcggttGTTAGAATTAGATATACAACTTTCAAAGAACTTGCTAAAAGTCAAAGACGACGTAAAAATTAAAGTAGTTGTTaaaactagatatttcacctcgccattccaaatgtcctctgaTCGATGATTTCGTTGTCGCGTTAACAATGAAGGATCTTCTGGACCAGGGTGCACAATCTCTGGCTCCTCATCGATCCCAGGCTCCATACTGCAAAGAGTGCAACAATATTCCATAGAATTAAGTGTTCATAAATAACTCTAATGCCCACAAACAATTATATTAAGCCTAGTTACATAACCTCAACAAACAAGATATGAAGAACATATATCCCAagtcaaaattttggaaaataacacAGTTCAACACACCTCATTAAAAAGACATCCTGCCTAAACTCTCTCTACATATCTGAATTTACACGCTCAGACTCGAGGACTTTAATAGCTACTTCCacaccaaaaaattatattaaaacaatACCAAATAACTCAGCTGCTTGGTTAATAAGTTGTGCAGCTGAGTTAAATAGATGGAAGCATATCAGAAGAATGAAAAATCCAGCAAACTACCAAGACTCTATAAACAGTACTAATTACAAAGACTCAATTGGAAGTTTAGAAAAAAAGATCCCCTAGTAGAGACGCCTAAGAGTTAAGACAttctaataatttaataaaaaaccattataaaataaaatgaagttttataaaataaaaaatgaatccTTTTTTACTCCCAAAATACTGAGAATATTCATGCAAATTGTCCCCAATGTGTCTGAAACAAACACACTAGTGGATTTTGAAGTACATGTGGTTCTTAGGTATTATGCTTGAATCAGTAGCCACTTCTCCTGAAGCCAAATTTATCTAGCTGTAATTCCCAAAATGCGGTTCAGGTCTTTTATTTTTGGCCTACAAGttggtgtttgtattttttgaactGGAAGATGCATTCTTTCTGATTTGCTTATCATGCTGGTGTTGCTGGGGTTTGATGTCATTGTAGTGCCTAAATCTGTTCCACTCGGTGTTCATTAGTGTAAGGGAGATTGATGCTCTTTAAGCTGTGTGTAGTATTAGCTGCTGAAGGTCAATGGTTGGGTTGCATTTGACAGAATTCTGGTTCAACTTGAACACTTAGACTTGGTTCGCACCCTATGATAGTAGTatgtttaga from Castanea sativa cultivar Marrone di Chiusa Pesio chromosome 6, ASM4071231v1 includes:
- the LOC142640977 gene encoding glucose-6-phosphate isomerase, cytosolic 2B-like, translating into MMISGAICSTFLLYAPSILGLPGVWLGLTLFMGLRTVAGFARLLSKNGPWWFLHRDCQRTEVSMESNGKGVSIDGVLLPFEAGEIDFGEPGTNGQHSFYQLIHQAEFVT